Proteins encoded by one window of Ferroacidibacillus organovorans:
- a CDS encoding dihydroorotate dehydrogenase electron transfer subunit has protein sequence MPVQRVLEQRVIGPDLYALTFSAPLKLSEGGYEPGQFLHLRVTDSFDFVLRRPLSLCQVHVERNAMTVMYRAQGAGTRRLARLRAGDAIDVLGPLGKGFPLHEKDRRALLIGGGIGVPPLVELARRLYGRGCEVISVIGFQTADQIILREELKAYGRVHLVTDDGTEGERGRVTDVLTKELCADVSRYYACGPTPMLRAVQTVMREREIPGYLSLEERMGCGIGICVGCVHTVRREGCESYVKTCVEGPVFLAEEVVFS, from the coding sequence ATGCCAGTGCAGCGCGTTCTTGAACAGCGGGTCATCGGACCTGATCTTTACGCGCTCACATTCTCCGCGCCGCTAAAGCTGAGCGAGGGGGGCTATGAGCCCGGGCAGTTTTTGCATCTGCGCGTCACGGACTCTTTCGATTTTGTCCTGCGCCGCCCTCTCTCGCTCTGTCAAGTGCATGTCGAGCGTAACGCGATGACGGTGATGTATCGCGCGCAAGGAGCCGGCACCCGCCGGCTTGCGCGCTTGCGCGCAGGGGATGCGATTGATGTGTTGGGGCCGCTTGGAAAAGGTTTTCCGCTTCACGAAAAGGACCGCAGGGCACTTCTCATCGGGGGTGGCATCGGTGTTCCGCCGCTTGTCGAATTGGCGCGCCGGCTTTACGGGCGCGGCTGCGAGGTGATCTCTGTCATTGGTTTTCAAACGGCGGATCAGATCATTCTGCGCGAGGAGCTCAAAGCGTACGGCCGGGTTCATCTCGTGACAGATGATGGCACGGAAGGCGAGCGTGGCCGTGTGACAGACGTGCTTACCAAAGAGCTTTGCGCGGACGTGTCGCGCTATTATGCGTGCGGGCCGACGCCGATGCTTCGCGCAGTGCAAACGGTGATGCGCGAGCGCGAAATTCCAGGCTATCTCTCGCTTGAAGAGCGTATGGGGTGTGGCATCGGCATTTGTGTGGGGTGTGTTCACACAGTGCGGCGCGAGGGATGCGAGTCGTATGTCAAGACTTGTGTCGAAGGCCCCGTCTTTCTGGCGGAGGAGGTGGTCTTTTCGTGA